A part of Halogeometricum sp. S3BR5-2 genomic DNA contains:
- a CDS encoding universal stress protein: MGEHVLVPFDGSPLSERALDRVLTRHPEDDVTVLYVVDPLLAVYEGETKGLGAGESWSEWMTARTDAIRADAEERAAERGRTVTVVVESGRPGRVVLAYVDDHDVDHVVMGSHGRSGVPRLVLGSVAERVMRESTVPVTVVR; this comes from the coding sequence ATGGGAGAACACGTTCTCGTCCCGTTCGACGGCTCGCCGCTCTCCGAACGGGCGCTCGACCGCGTCCTCACGAGACACCCGGAGGACGATGTCACGGTCCTCTACGTCGTGGACCCGCTTTTGGCGGTGTACGAAGGGGAGACGAAAGGTCTCGGGGCCGGGGAGTCGTGGTCCGAGTGGATGACCGCCCGGACGGACGCGATTCGCGCCGACGCGGAGGAACGGGCGGCCGAACGCGGTCGGACGGTGACCGTCGTCGTCGAGAGCGGCCGTCCGGGTCGCGTCGTTCTCGCCTACGTGGACGACCACGACGTCGACCACGTCGTGATGGGGAGTCACGGTCGCTCGGGGGTTCCGCGCCTCGTCCTCGGGAGCGTCGCGGAACGTGTGATGCGCGAGTCGACGGTTCCGGTGACCGTCGTCCGCTGA
- a CDS encoding DUF7385 family protein — MDDAEYDELTSSLTPNEAVDGVTTYRNTVSIACPACGDPFDDLVVCEGEYSSLELSRMLDLCVSTHEDEVVLFTHKQ; from the coding sequence ATGGACGACGCGGAGTACGACGAACTCACCTCCTCGTTGACGCCGAACGAGGCCGTCGACGGGGTCACGACGTATCGAAACACCGTGAGCATCGCCTGTCCCGCCTGCGGGGACCCGTTCGACGACTTGGTCGTCTGCGAGGGCGAGTACAGCAGTCTCGAACTCAGCCGCATGCTCGACCTCTGCGTGTCGACACACGAGGACGAAGTGGTGCTGTTCACGCACAAACAGTAA
- a CDS encoding ribonuclease catalytic domain-containing protein has translation MSNDAQAQAGTAEGQGPVEISPDVARQLQEKREELFEEFEIRDAFPGPVLTEARERTKDVQAEIREEVDERQDLRELTTWTTDPIDAQDFDDAISIAEDEETYTLWVHIADVTHYVHPGSEMWDEAVKRGNTVYLPAYTIHMLPPTLAETVCSLVPNEDRLAHTVEMEIDKENLSFETIDIYKSVIESDERLTYSQAEKRLDDEDAALHEECTLVYELADRMHEQRKEDGSLVLNPSRDRAHTIIEECMLKANKAVTHELMWGRGVEAMYRVHPQPTPDQWDKALREIMELDGVSIPSASFDDPRKAVNAALEDSPGRALNKIQRAVLKVMPRAKYMNDPFGGHHALNFDIYGHFTSPIRRLSDLINHWIVHENDVPEDLIELCDRASDRQKDAETAERLYKQFLEEVGLDPYAVNNRGIVTVDDDGDVVDENGLPPEEEA, from the coding sequence ATGTCGAACGACGCGCAGGCGCAGGCCGGGACGGCCGAGGGGCAAGGCCCCGTCGAAATCAGTCCCGACGTCGCCCGGCAACTGCAGGAGAAGCGCGAGGAACTCTTCGAGGAGTTCGAGATACGCGACGCGTTCCCCGGCCCCGTCCTCACGGAGGCCAGAGAGCGCACGAAAGACGTACAGGCGGAGATTCGAGAGGAGGTCGACGAACGGCAGGACCTCCGCGAGTTGACGACGTGGACGACCGACCCCATCGACGCGCAGGACTTCGACGACGCCATCTCCATCGCGGAGGACGAGGAGACGTACACCCTGTGGGTCCACATCGCCGACGTGACCCACTACGTCCACCCCGGGTCGGAGATGTGGGACGAGGCGGTCAAGCGGGGTAACACCGTCTACCTCCCCGCCTACACCATCCACATGCTACCGCCGACGCTGGCGGAGACGGTGTGTTCGTTGGTCCCCAACGAGGACCGCCTGGCGCACACCGTCGAGATGGAGATAGACAAGGAGAACCTCTCCTTCGAGACCATCGATATCTACAAGTCCGTCATCGAGTCGGACGAGCGTCTCACCTACTCGCAGGCCGAGAAGCGCCTCGACGACGAGGACGCCGCCCTCCACGAGGAGTGCACGCTCGTCTACGAACTCGCCGACCGGATGCACGAACAGCGCAAGGAGGACGGCTCTCTCGTGCTGAATCCGAGTCGGGACCGCGCGCACACCATCATCGAGGAGTGCATGCTGAAGGCGAACAAGGCCGTCACGCACGAACTGATGTGGGGCCGCGGCGTCGAGGCGATGTACCGCGTCCACCCGCAACCGACGCCCGACCAGTGGGACAAGGCGCTGCGCGAAATCATGGAGCTCGACGGCGTCTCCATCCCGAGCGCGTCGTTCGACGACCCGCGGAAGGCCGTCAACGCCGCCCTGGAGGACTCGCCGGGCCGCGCGCTGAACAAGATTCAGCGCGCCGTGCTGAAGGTGATGCCCCGCGCGAAGTACATGAACGACCCCTTCGGCGGGCACCACGCCCTGAACTTCGACATCTACGGGCACTTCACCTCGCCCATCCGACGGCTGTCGGACCTCATCAACCACTGGATCGTCCACGAGAACGACGTTCCCGAGGACCTCATCGAACTCTGCGACCGGGCCTCCGACCGACAGAAGGACGCCGAGACGGCCGAGCGACTGTACAAGCAGTTCCTCGAGGAGGTCGGACTCGACCCCTACGCGGTGAACAACCGCGGTATCGTCACCGTCGACGACGACGGCGACGTGGTCGACGAGAACGGTCTGCCGCCGGAAGAAGAGGCGTAA
- a CDS encoding VIT1/CCC1 transporter family protein, translating to MLETLLRDEVESSGRYLAEVIYGANDGIVTTFAVVSGVTGAALNPSIVVVLGLANLFADGFSMGMSNYLSRRSELDYQRAVRAEAAGESGDSASTAEGTAAEAADGKSPGLTAAVTFGAFVVAGWAPLIPYLADLSPAFGFSVAFTGVAFFAVGASRSLVTARRWYVNGAEMFVVGMVAAAVAYAVGDLLRGVA from the coding sequence ATGTTAGAGACGCTCCTGCGCGACGAAGTCGAGTCGTCGGGCCGCTACCTCGCCGAGGTCATCTACGGCGCCAACGACGGTATCGTGACGACGTTCGCGGTGGTGTCGGGGGTCACCGGCGCCGCGCTGAACCCCTCTATCGTCGTCGTTCTCGGGCTGGCGAACCTGTTCGCCGACGGCTTCTCGATGGGGATGAGTAACTACCTCAGTCGCCGCTCGGAACTCGACTACCAGCGCGCGGTGCGCGCGGAGGCGGCGGGCGAGAGCGGCGACTCGGCGTCGACAGCGGAGGGAACGGCGGCCGAGGCGGCCGACGGGAAGTCGCCCGGACTGACGGCGGCGGTGACGTTCGGCGCGTTCGTCGTCGCCGGGTGGGCGCCGCTGATTCCGTACCTCGCGGACCTCTCACCGGCGTTCGGGTTCTCCGTCGCGTTCACCGGCGTCGCCTTCTTCGCCGTCGGCGCGAGTCGCAGTCTGGTGACGGCGCGGCGGTGGTACGTCAACGGCGCCGAGATGTTCGTCGTCGGGATGGTCGCCGCGGCCGTCGCGTACGCCGTCGGCGACCTGCTGCGCGGCGTGGCGTGA
- a CDS encoding DUF7562 family protein, with amino-acid sequence MWRSRTNRGQKTVVCIACGTSILRGEAREYDKEGDRWNRHGKEFEHLCKECYRGLCHQPRAELESLLVDIEADGLRRTEFLTRYVEAVEERYGSTEETERER; translated from the coding sequence ATGTGGCGTTCCCGGACCAACCGGGGTCAGAAGACGGTCGTCTGCATCGCCTGCGGGACGTCGATCCTTCGGGGAGAGGCGCGAGAGTACGACAAGGAGGGAGACCGCTGGAACCGACACGGCAAGGAGTTCGAACACCTCTGCAAGGAGTGTTATCGCGGACTGTGCCACCAACCGCGCGCGGAACTGGAGTCGCTCCTCGTGGACATCGAGGCGGACGGCCTCCGCCGGACCGAGTTCCTGACGCGGTACGTCGAGGCGGTCGAAGAGCGGTACGGTTCGACGGAGGAGACGGAACGGGAGCGCTGA
- a CDS encoding cell division protein SepF codes for MGIMSKILSGGESHTTEDYVELDLDDFDTARGEAGMSVRIATIGGKQDVVAIKDAVYDGNLVIADITRHTTSDSTMEHIVDDLRQVADEVDGDIVQKGDDQIIIAPTGVTIAREKLS; via the coding sequence ATGGGAATCATGAGCAAAATCCTCAGTGGCGGCGAGAGCCACACCACCGAGGACTACGTCGAACTCGACTTGGACGACTTCGACACCGCTCGCGGCGAAGCGGGGATGAGCGTCCGCATCGCGACTATCGGCGGCAAGCAGGACGTCGTCGCCATCAAGGACGCCGTCTACGACGGCAACCTCGTCATCGCGGACATCACGCGGCACACCACCTCCGACAGCACGATGGAACACATCGTCGACGACCTGCGACAGGTGGCCGACGAGGTGGACGGCGACATCGTCCAGAAGGGCGACGACCAGATAATCATCGCTCCCACCGGCGTCACCATCGCCCGCGAGAAACTGTCGTAG
- a CDS encoding DUF1028 domain-containing protein, translated as MTFSICVRERYEGELGEEQTRFGVAVTTRLPGVGTLCPFASESGAVATQSLVNVELGRKGVAYLDDGLAVEDALEALLNADEGREQRQLHGVGSEGEFAFSGEECQGWFGHRTGGNYTVAGNLLTGESVVDATAAAYEGGDRSEPLAKRLVDALDAGYEEGGDKREDLEVQSAALVVETTEEESPRPYYDDLRVDATRTPISDLRETYETAREGYEAAVEKYQE; from the coding sequence GTGACTTTCAGCATCTGCGTCCGCGAGCGATACGAGGGCGAACTGGGCGAGGAGCAGACGCGGTTCGGCGTCGCCGTCACGACGCGCCTCCCCGGCGTCGGGACGCTCTGCCCGTTCGCCTCCGAGAGCGGCGCCGTGGCGACGCAGAGCCTCGTGAACGTCGAGTTGGGGCGGAAGGGCGTCGCGTACCTCGACGACGGACTCGCCGTCGAAGACGCCCTGGAAGCCCTCCTGAACGCCGACGAGGGGCGCGAGCAGCGACAGTTGCACGGCGTCGGCTCGGAGGGAGAGTTCGCCTTCTCCGGCGAGGAGTGTCAGGGCTGGTTCGGCCACCGGACGGGAGGGAACTACACCGTCGCCGGCAACCTCCTCACCGGCGAGTCCGTCGTCGACGCCACCGCGGCGGCGTACGAGGGGGGCGACCGGTCGGAACCGCTGGCGAAGCGACTGGTGGACGCCCTCGACGCGGGTTACGAGGAGGGCGGCGACAAGCGCGAGGACTTGGAGGTTCAGAGCGCCGCGCTGGTGGTGGAGACGACGGAGGAGGAGTCCCCCCGACCGTACTACGACGACCTGCGGGTGGACGCGACGCGGACGCCGATTTCGGACCTCCGGGAGACGTACGAGACGGCCAGAGAGGGGTACGAGGCGGCCGTCGAGAAGTATCAGGAGTAG
- the uvrA gene encoding excinuclease ABC subunit UvrA, whose protein sequence is MSKDFIEVRGAEEHNLKDLDVRIPREAFTVVTGLSGSGKSSLAFETIYAEGQRRYIESLSAYARNFLGQMDKPQVEAVEGLSPAISIDQKNAANNPRSTVGTVTELHDYLRLLYARVGTQYDPVTGEEVGEQSAQDMVTQVLSLPEGTRAKIVAPVVRDQKGAFEDLFDDLVADGYARVEVDGEEFDLTVERPDLDKNYDHTVDVVVDRVKIRPEDRSRIADSVETALEEADGVLKLVVPDPPEDVPFASNTRSTGDLAGEGDDRLVVQFSEALGNPNSDFQFSEIETRSFSFNSPHGACPACEGLGQTKEVDEELVVVDPSKSIKDVFEPWSYNRSYYRTRLDSVASHFDVSVDTPFEELEEDVRRQFLYGTDRQVVFERQTRNGTRRKEKRFEGVIPNLERRHVETDSESTREHIEKYMATTTCPECDGTRLKEQSRHVLVAGTAITEVNRMSIGDALEHFEGLEAELGERELTIAEEILKEIRARLGFMEEVGLEYLTLDREAATLSGGESQRIRLATQVGSGLVGVLYVLDEPSIGLHQRDNDRLLNTLEGLRDLGNTLIVVEHDEETMRRADTVVDMGPGPGKRGGEVVAQGDFDDICAAEESLTGEYLSGRREIPVPEERRTSEGALTVRGARQHNLKNLDVDFPIGQFTAVTGVSGSGKSTLMHEILYKGLARTMNDNTSVHPGEHDAIDGTEHIETVRLIDQSPIGRTPRSNPATYTGVFDYIRELFAETKLSKQRGYEKGRFSFNVKGGRCEACGGQGTVKIEMNFLSDVYVPCEECGGARYNDATLDVTYKEKTISDVLDMEVADALEFFESNRQIRRRLQLLKDVGLGYMTLGQPSTTLSGGEAQRVKLAEELGKKQTGETLYLLDEPTTGLHKEDERKLIDVLQRLTDNGNTVVVVEHELDLVKNADNIVDLGPEGGEHGGEIVASGTPEDVARVDDSHTGRYLRDLLPDVDIEGPRSDRRKPAKAPSDD, encoded by the coding sequence ATGAGCAAGGACTTCATCGAGGTTCGAGGCGCCGAAGAACACAACCTCAAAGACCTCGACGTCCGGATTCCCCGCGAAGCGTTCACCGTCGTCACCGGCCTCTCGGGTTCGGGTAAGTCGTCGCTCGCCTTCGAGACGATTTACGCCGAGGGGCAACGACGGTACATCGAGTCGCTGTCGGCGTACGCCCGGAACTTCCTCGGACAGATGGACAAACCGCAGGTGGAGGCCGTCGAGGGTCTCTCGCCCGCCATCTCCATCGACCAGAAGAACGCGGCGAACAACCCGCGTTCGACCGTCGGCACGGTGACCGAACTCCACGACTACCTCCGCCTGCTGTACGCCCGCGTCGGTACGCAGTACGACCCCGTCACGGGAGAAGAGGTCGGCGAGCAGTCCGCACAGGACATGGTGACGCAGGTGCTCTCGCTCCCGGAGGGGACGCGCGCGAAGATAGTCGCGCCCGTCGTCCGTGACCAGAAGGGGGCGTTCGAGGACCTGTTCGACGACTTGGTCGCCGACGGCTACGCCCGCGTCGAAGTCGACGGCGAGGAGTTCGACCTGACGGTGGAGCGGCCGGACCTCGACAAGAACTACGACCACACGGTGGACGTGGTGGTCGACCGGGTGAAGATACGCCCCGAAGATAGATCCAGAATCGCCGACAGCGTCGAGACGGCCTTAGAGGAGGCCGACGGCGTGCTGAAACTCGTCGTCCCCGACCCGCCGGAGGACGTGCCGTTCGCCTCGAACACGCGGTCGACGGGCGACTTAGCGGGCGAGGGCGACGACCGACTCGTCGTGCAGTTCTCCGAGGCGTTGGGCAACCCCAACTCCGACTTCCAGTTCTCCGAGATAGAGACGCGGTCGTTCTCGTTCAACAGTCCGCACGGCGCCTGCCCGGCCTGCGAGGGCCTCGGACAGACGAAAGAGGTCGACGAGGAACTCGTCGTCGTCGACCCCTCCAAATCGATCAAAGACGTCTTCGAGCCCTGGTCGTACAACCGTTCGTACTACCGCACGCGCCTCGACTCGGTGGCGTCGCACTTCGACGTGAGCGTCGACACGCCGTTCGAGGAGTTAGAGGAGGACGTTCGCCGGCAGTTCCTCTACGGCACCGACCGACAGGTCGTCTTCGAGCGACAGACCCGAAACGGCACGCGGAGGAAGGAGAAGCGCTTCGAGGGCGTCATCCCGAACCTCGAACGCCGCCACGTCGAGACGGATTCCGAGTCGACGCGCGAGCACATCGAGAAGTACATGGCGACGACCACCTGCCCCGAGTGCGACGGGACGCGCCTGAAAGAGCAGTCCCGGCACGTCCTCGTCGCCGGCACCGCCATCACCGAGGTCAACCGGATGAGCATCGGCGACGCCCTCGAACACTTCGAGGGTCTGGAGGCCGAACTCGGCGAACGGGAACTCACCATCGCCGAGGAGATTCTCAAGGAGATACGCGCCCGCCTCGGCTTCATGGAGGAAGTCGGACTGGAGTATCTCACGCTGGACCGCGAGGCGGCCACCCTCTCCGGCGGGGAGAGCCAGCGTATTCGGTTGGCCACGCAGGTAGGGTCGGGTCTCGTGGGCGTCCTCTACGTCCTCGACGAACCGTCCATCGGCCTCCACCAGCGAGACAACGACCGCCTGCTGAACACCCTCGAAGGCCTCCGCGACCTGGGTAACACGCTCATCGTCGTCGAACACGACGAGGAGACGATGCGCCGCGCGGACACCGTCGTGGACATGGGTCCCGGACCCGGCAAACGTGGCGGCGAAGTAGTCGCGCAGGGCGACTTCGACGACATCTGCGCGGCCGAGGAGTCGCTCACGGGCGAGTACCTCTCGGGCCGACGGGAGATACCCGTCCCCGAGGAGCGCCGCACCTCGGAGGGGGCGCTCACCGTCCGCGGCGCGCGCCAGCACAACCTGAAGAACCTCGACGTCGACTTTCCCATCGGGCAGTTCACCGCCGTCACCGGCGTCTCCGGGTCGGGCAAGTCGACGCTGATGCACGAGATTCTGTACAAGGGGCTCGCGCGGACGATGAACGACAACACGTCCGTCCACCCCGGCGAACACGACGCCATCGACGGCACCGAGCACATCGAGACGGTGCGCCTCATCGACCAGTCGCCCATCGGTCGGACGCCGCGGTCGAACCCCGCGACGTACACCGGCGTGTTCGACTACATCCGCGAACTGTTCGCGGAGACGAAACTGTCGAAGCAGCGCGGCTACGAGAAGGGCCGCTTCTCGTTCAACGTGAAGGGCGGGCGCTGCGAGGCCTGCGGCGGGCAGGGGACGGTGAAGATAGAGATGAACTTCCTCTCGGACGTGTACGTCCCCTGCGAGGAGTGCGGCGGCGCGCGCTACAACGACGCGACGCTGGACGTGACGTACAAGGAGAAGACCATCTCGGACGTCCTCGACATGGAAGTCGCGGACGCCCTGGAGTTCTTCGAGTCGAACAGACAGATCCGCCGCCGACTCCAACTCCTGAAGGACGTCGGCCTCGGCTACATGACGCTCGGTCAGCCCTCCACAACCCTCTCGGGCGGGGAGGCCCAGCGCGTCAAACTCGCCGAGGAGTTGGGGAAGAAACAGACCGGCGAGACGCTCTACCTGCTGGACGAACCCACGACGGGGCTGCACAAAGAGGACGAGCGGAAACTCATCGACGTGCTCCAGCGACTCACCGACAACGGCAACACCGTCGTCGTCGTCGAACACGAACTCGACCTGGTGAAGAACGCCGACAACATCGTCGACCTCGGCCCCGAGGGCGGCGAACACGGCGGCGAGATAGTCGCCAGCGGCACGCCCGAGGACGTCGCGCGGGTCGACGACTCCCACACGGGCCGGTACCTCCGCGACCTGCTCCCCGACGTCGACATCGAGGGGCCGCGGTCGGACCGCCGCAAACCCGCGAAGGCGCCGAGCGACGACTGA
- a CDS encoding HalOD1 output domain-containing protein — MTKQTISDGPDGRSIPDLSYDELANEIVGVVAEAKGCDPTTLRPVSQVMDPEAADRILEHPNTGLSIAFEYEGGVVRVDNQEVKFEISEA, encoded by the coding sequence ATGACGAAACAGACCATCTCCGACGGACCGGACGGACGCTCGATACCAGACCTCTCCTACGACGAACTGGCGAACGAAATCGTCGGCGTCGTCGCCGAGGCGAAGGGCTGCGACCCCACGACGCTGCGTCCGGTCTCTCAGGTGATGGACCCCGAAGCGGCCGACAGGATACTGGAACATCCGAACACGGGTCTCTCGATAGCCTTCGAGTACGAGGGCGGCGTCGTCCGCGTGGACAACCAGGAAGTCAAGTTCGAGATTTCGGAGGCGTAG
- a CDS encoding RNA-binding protein produces the protein MKVKSRHHLRSDEISELEDAIAEQTGVELDGDAYEMVELADADFDVVLVDGDPVVVYMDGERPFLTVAGANGYEPTSNVVTVDAGAVSFVSDGADVMRPGIVDADDGIEAGDLVLIAEETHGKVLAVGRALEPGSEMVGDSGKVVESLHHVGDDLFQFSV, from the coding sequence ATGAAGGTCAAGTCCCGCCACCACCTTCGCTCGGACGAGATTTCGGAGTTGGAGGACGCCATCGCCGAACAGACCGGCGTGGAGTTGGACGGCGACGCCTACGAGATGGTCGAACTCGCCGACGCCGACTTCGACGTGGTCCTCGTCGACGGCGACCCGGTGGTCGTCTACATGGACGGCGAACGCCCGTTCCTCACCGTCGCGGGCGCCAACGGCTACGAACCGACGTCGAACGTCGTCACCGTCGACGCGGGCGCCGTCTCGTTCGTCAGCGACGGCGCCGACGTGATGCGCCCCGGCATCGTCGACGCCGACGACGGCATCGAGGCGGGCGACCTGGTCCTGATAGCCGAGGAGACGCACGGCAAGGTGCTCGCCGTCGGCCGCGCCCTCGAACCGGGTTCCGAGATGGTCGGCGACTCGGGGAAAGTCGTCGAGTCGCTCCACCACGTCGGCGACGACCTGTTCCAGTTCTCCGTCTGA
- a CDS encoding CBS domain-containing protein encodes MEDIFVARLMSTSTHTVSPDTLVEDAAQVMMDEGIGSVMVVDDDNQVVGILTNTDFVRIVAERKPKDRTPVSEYMTEDVVTTTAQVPIRDVADTMMNHGFHHVPVVDDEEGVIGIITTTDLAAYLSTAEAPSPS; translated from the coding sequence ATGGAGGATATTTTCGTCGCGCGCCTGATGTCGACGTCCACGCACACCGTCTCGCCCGACACGCTCGTCGAGGACGCCGCACAGGTGATGATGGACGAGGGCATCGGTTCGGTGATGGTCGTCGACGACGACAATCAGGTGGTCGGCATCCTCACCAACACCGACTTCGTGAGAATCGTCGCCGAACGCAAGCCGAAGGACCGCACGCCCGTCTCCGAGTACATGACCGAGGACGTGGTGACGACGACGGCGCAGGTGCCCATCCGCGACGTGGCCGACACGATGATGAACCACGGCTTCCACCACGTGCCCGTCGTCGACGACGAGGAGGGCGTCATCGGCATCATAACGACGACGGACCTCGCCGCCTACCTCTCGACGGCCGAGGCGCCCAGTCCCTCCTGA